Part of the Osmia bicornis bicornis chromosome 7, iOsmBic2.1, whole genome shotgun sequence genome, gcaattacaaataatttaatattaaaatttaggaacattttatatttagaaataaatattcacaTACAGGATGTACATAAATTGCATCATATTTGGATGAAAGTAACTCTAAATTATCAGCATCTGTACATCCATCAGTGGATTTCAGAATGTCTATTTGTTTCTGGCTGTGCTTCAGAAGTATTTCCTTCTCAGTAGCAAGTCTTGATTCAATTAACTTACACCTGTTTATTAAACCTAACTGTTCACATCTCTGTAAAACCCTTGTTAATCTAGCTGGACATTCTGGATAATTTGAATCCCAAAGACACTCGTGTTCAGTCATAGATTGATCAAACACAAGACCAGTTTCTTTTCGTTTAATATTATATGAATCTATAGCCTTTTGATATACATCATGTACAAAAACATTAGTAGATTTTTTCCCCTGCAATGTATGCCTCTGTGCTACTTCACGTTTAGCTGCTACCAAAGCAGCTGATGGACGaacctaataaaaaatataatacattaatttataatattattactatatttataatatattctaAAATTGACATTTACATTTGAAACTTTGATTGATTTTTTGGCACCCTTTTTATGTGTCAAAGACATATTACTTgtaatacttttattatttatcttcTTAGAATTTTCTATAGCTTTTATCAATTGGATctcactgtctgctaattgTTTAGCAGCACTAAATAAATTTCCACTTATCACAGAGTCAGACTGCAATAAATCAGAACAAGATTAATTGTAAATGTGTAGGTGTAAGATCAAACAATACACTATAATTTAAACTAAATACAGAATtctattatacatatattaataatattagtaAAGATATTTCTTACTTCTCACTTAATTGCAGAAATTATTGCGACAAAAACAAAGAGTTGACAAGTAATGTGTGGGTGATGGTATGGAACATATCCTTGTATAGATAATCATACCCCTTCCACTTCAACATATTGTCACAGCATAGAATTGCATTACAGTCCTCTTATTCAATTAACAAACGATACAAACGCATAAACTTAACAAGATTATACCCTTACCATTTGTATTTAAGTAACCTCGGAATTTAAGATTCCACCAATcctttaataaataatttttagagaCGTATCATAATTTATGttttaatcaatttcaaactttaaCAAGCGAGTAAAATTCCTTATGCACCAAGTCTCTCCATTATGAAGATATAATTCGTGattcttttcaatttatacTTCCAATTTTGTACTTGAAAAGTAGTATTTATACCCTATCCATAACTGCAGAATGCAGTCAAAATCACAGCAATGCCATCGTTCagtcaaaaatagaatcaCAAATTTTAAGACTGTCAGTACCGGTCAATGCATGTTGTACATGTAACCTCTGAAACAtcccatttttatttttatttttcaatgaatGCTGTATTTACTGACATCATAAGCCATTTAATATAgtataaaaaatgatacaaatattgaaaaaacaAATTCCAAAGCATTTTAAAAAACATAGAAATGTTAATACATGGTCAGCTCTGGCAACAGCATTTAATACTATTACTAAAGAAAAGTTTAAACATCAtctgaaaaaagaaactgtAAGTTGCATTCATCATCAAGATATCTTATGCAATGtattgaattataaaatttttacatttaggGATTGTTTGGTATACCTGAGTTAAAAACTCCAGAAGGATTTCACATTTTGAAGGATAATGCAATATCCCAGACAAATATGCTTATAACAGAATCTATTAATCCAAATAGGACACATAAGATGGTAGAAATTTTTGATGATATGTCTGATACTTTATGTAAAGTTGCAGATTTAGCAGAGTTTATCAGAATTGCACATCCGGATAAACAATATGTTGAAGCTGCAGAGTCTACTTGCTTATCTGTCAGTGATATGGTGGAAAagtaaatttcttttaaatcatGAAAGATTCTAAAGTTAacacatatttttatattaagaaatatataaaattatttgtaaatttttttagGTTGAATACTCATCGTGAAATATATGATGCATTGAAGCATGTAGTAGATAATGGAGATATTCAGAAAACATCTACTGTTGATGATCATGTTGCAAAATTGTTCTTGCATGATTTTGAACAATGTGCTATACATTTGCCGGAGTCTATAAGGGAACATGTTgtacaattaaattattacatattacAAGTGTGTATCTTATTTACATATGAATTATGTAGTAATCaaatatttacatacatatatatatatattttttttttttgaaatacaGGTTGGCCAAAAATTCATGGCAGGTACTGGTAATGCAAGAGCTGTAGATGTTAACATTCTTCCAGCAAGTATAAGACAGTAGtaagtattaataataaaatgatttttaaggTGTTTTCTATGATATAGAAAAATGTATCTAACATTATGTATTAAACATATTTCACAGTTTTACAGTAAAAGATAATAAAGTAATAGTACAAGGACTTTATGTAGATTCTTCTAATTATCTGGTTAGAGAAGCAGCATACCGCGTATTTTTATATCCAGATGAAGAACAAGAATATCTGCTGCAAGAATTGttaaattcaagatataattTGGCTAAACTATGCGGATTTCCATCGTACGCTCATCGGtacattttaaattatcaaaattaatgaatGCAAAGAATATGTGCtctgtatatgtatgtgtTGAAAAGTCGATAATTTGCAGAGCAGTAAAAGGAAGTACAGTAGAAACACCTGAAGTAGTACATGAATTTCTTGACATTTTGaataagaatataaaatcCAAAGCACAGCAGGATTTTAAAGAGATGCAGAAGATGAAAGATTCTGAATCTCTTACAAAACAGGTATATTGAATTCGCTAAGCTGTATTTGATacattctgaaaaaaatttacGTTAATTTTATGCTTTCATTATTTAGAATATAATGCTATGGGACACTACTTACTTTACGCTAAAAGCAAAAAAAACTTGGTTGAATACATCCCTTAATGAATTTACACCATACTTTTCACTTGGTTCTTGTATGGATGGTATTAACAATTTGACCAAAGCATTGTACGGTGTTAAATTAGAATCTATGCCAGTTTTACCTGGTGAAGTTTGGGCAAATAATATACACAAAATTGCAGTGATAGACGAAAATGAAACAGTTTTGGGTTACATATATTGTGATTTCTTTGAAAGAGAAGGGAAACCTAATCAAGATTGTCATTTTACTATTAGAGGTGGAAGAGAATTACCAGATGGATCTTACCAAGTATGATTTAAATAAACtggaaatattacaaatattaatgtaatgaaattttcatatttttatgaaaatctTTTTTAGA contains:
- the LOC114874010 gene encoding mitochondrial intermediate peptidase; amino-acid sequence: MIQILKKQIPKHFKKHRNVNTWSALATAFNTITKEKFKHHLKKETGLFGIPELKTPEGFHILKDNAISQTNMLITESINPNRTHKMVEIFDDMSDTLCKVADLAEFIRIAHPDKQYVEAAESTCLSVSDMVEKLNTHREIYDALKHVVDNGDIQKTSTVDDHVAKLFLHDFEQCAIHLPESIREHVVQLNYYILQVGQKFMAGTGNARAVDVNILPASIRQYFTVKDNKVIVQGLYVDSSNYLVREAAYRVFLYPDEEQEYLLQELLNSRYNLAKLCGFPSYAHRAVKGSTVETPEVVHEFLDILNKNIKSKAQQDFKEMQKMKDSESLTKQNIMLWDTTYFTLKAKKTWLNTSLNEFTPYFSLGSCMDGINNLTKALYGVKLESMPVLPGEVWANNIHKIAVIDENETVLGYIYCDFFEREGKPNQDCHFTIRGGRELPDGSYQNPIVVLMLSLPLPTWNKPCLLSPASVENLFHEMGHALHSMLGRTKYQHVTGTRCSTDFAEVPSILMEYFASDPRVVSTFAKHFETLEPIPPMLLEKLYTSKNIFCASELQNQICYSKLDQVYHSKKLEKSTTDVLREVQEKYYELPYVENTAWQLRFSHLVGYGAKYYSYLISRAIASWIWQTYFQTDPLNRTAGDRYRKECLAHGGGKPPSKLVSDFLNQEASANNFAKSLLNEIDMKTEHVQKIRG